ctttcttcttcatcgtctcctCCGTATTCTCTGCAATGGTTTTAGAAAACGCTTCCACGATTCGTTGTTGCGATTCCAATATCATCTTCGTCCTCTTCATCTCTGTGTCCATCCTCATCGCTTCAATCTCTCTAGTCATCTCCATTCTCGTCTGCTCTGTTCTCAACATCGTATCTCCAAGCAGCTTAATCGCACTCGCTATCTCCACCATTGGATCAttaccaccatcatcatcatcatcctcctccgtcttcatcatcatctctctccctcgcttccctcctcctcctccttcaggAATTCTACCAACCCTAGCACTGTAACTAGATCCTCCTCCTGCTCCTGCTCCTAAACCACGACCAGGTCTCGGATTTGAACTCATCCCGGAACTCGGACTCGCCGTGTATTTCTGATCGATCTTACCGGGAAATCTCGGACCTGGCTGTGCTACACTCACTCCAGTCGGTATCCGAATTCGAATTCCGCCGCTACTACTACCAGATCCAGCCGTACCATTCCTATTAAAGAACCTCGGCGTCGTCCTTGCCACTGATCCTCtacctcctcctccgccgtttTTAAACTGATACCGAGCTGTGTAATTCCCGTCGTCGTCGTGATCCTCGTCGTCACCACTTTCGTTACCTTGTTTGATGATCTCTGGTCTATTCTCCATAGCTTCCATCCGCTTAAAATGAACCCAAGACGATATAAACCTCGCCACCGGCACAGATCTAGCTCTTTGGATCTCTGTGCGGTACCTTTTACGAAGCTTCTCCATCTTGTGACGGCACTGAACCGCTGTTTTCTTCGGCGTCACGTCCGGGCAACTAGTACCAACCGCTTCTGCGACTTCTTCCCAGTGATTCGCCTTGAGGTTTCCACGGTTCAGAGCGTACCATTTGTCTCTGTACCCGTCAATTAGCGCGACAGTCTCTTCAAGCGACCAGCACGGCGGAGGTAACCGCCTAGAGTTCTTAGACGCGGCGGAGGGGACGGAGGCGCTCTTCAGATCTGTGACGGAAACCGGTTCCGCTGAGGCATCGTCTTGAGCGGGAGATGATAATGATGGCGGGACGAGAGCTGACGGTGGAGACGACTGGATCCGAACCGGTGATGGATCCGGAATTGGATCGTGGTTCATCGGAGAATCCGGATCGGACATGGAACGGTATAgatgaaaaatatcaaaatctgaGGAAAGAAAAATTCAGATCTCGTGAAGGAAGAGAAAAAGGCTGTGATGCGGATGGATGGCTATTCGCGGCGGCGATATCACGTAATATCGAGAAGAGATAAGggagagaggaaaaagagagagagtggagGAGATGCGTAGGTTAAAAGGGTTGGTGGCGGAGGATAAGGTTAGATAGAAGCGTACATTAGCAGAAGAGTTGGTAATAATTAAGGAAGAAAGCCTTAAGCGGTGGTGGCGGAGGCGGGTGGTGGGGGCACACCGTCGTGGACGACACGTGGGGTAATAATGATATTTGTATCggtggaaaataaaaaagagaaaaagcgGCTGGTTTCGGGGATGAAGCCACCGAGGTCATGGTCATCATGGTTAAGGGGAGGCTAACGTGAGCCGTGTTTCACGGAGCCGGTAGGTGGCGTAGGGTAGACTTGCGAACCCGCTCTTGCCGTTTTTGTAACTGCTTtgcttaattatgtttttttggccTCTTCTTCCCCACCTTTTggactcttctctctctctcttgctctctgGCGTTCTACTCCTTTTTTAGTAAAGtcattttgttaataaaatgt
The sequence above is drawn from the Camelina sativa cultivar DH55 chromosome 4, Cs, whole genome shotgun sequence genome and encodes:
- the LOC104783025 gene encoding trihelix transcription factor ASIL2-like, with translation MSDPDSPMNHDPIPDPSPVRIQSSPPSALVPPSLSSPAQDDASAEPVSVTDLKSASVPSAASKNSRRLPPPCWSLEETVALIDGYRDKWYALNRGNLKANHWEEVAEAVGTSCPDVTPKKTAVQCRHKMEKLRKRYRTEIQRARSVPVARFISSWVHFKRMEAMENRPEIIKQGNESGDDEDHDDDGNYTARYQFKNGGGGGRGSVARTTPRFFNRNGTAGSGSSSGGIRIRIPTGVSVAQPGPRFPGKIDQKYTASPSSGMSSNPRPGRGLGAGAGGGSSYSARVGRIPEGGGGGKRGREMMMKTEEDDDDDGGNDPMVEIASAIKLLGDTMLRTEQTRMEMTREIEAMRMDTEMKRTKMILESQQRIVEAFSKTIAENTEETMKKKARRMAAADSLD